One segment of Erigeron canadensis isolate Cc75 chromosome 2, C_canadensis_v1, whole genome shotgun sequence DNA contains the following:
- the LOC122588779 gene encoding pleiotropic drug resistance protein 3-like isoform X1, translating into MAQFVGSEEIESLRFELSEIGRSLRSSFRRHTSSLGANSVISYVNDNDDIDADPLEWEAIDRLPTFERLRSSLFDDDKNVDGHVKKVVDVTKLLGPERHMFIEKLIKHIENDNLRLLQKLRKRTDKVGVQLPSVEVRYKSVRVEAECEVVRGKPLPTLWNSLQSLLSNVVMIPGLKHKRAKITIINDISGVIKPGRITLLLGPPGSGKTTMLKALSGNLNKSLKVSGEVSYNGYKLEEFIPQKTSAYISQEDLHIPEMTVRETLDFSSRLQGTGSRADIMMEVNRKEKQAGIIPDPDIDTFMKATSIEGQKTTLQTNYILKILGLDICADTMFGDAMRRGISGGQKKRLTTGEMIVGPTKALFMDEISNGLDSSTTYQIIACLQQLAHVTDASIVISLLQPSPEAYNLFDDIMLMAEGMIVYHGPCSNALEYFEGFGFRCPERKGIADFLQEVVSKKDQETYWCRNEPYNYVSVQTFSTRFKESHLGKAINEDISKPFTRLQSHENAISFHKYSLSKWSLFRACTSREILLMKRNSFVYIFKSVQLVIIAVITMTVFLRTRLKIDIVDANYYLGSLFYALVILLVDGFPESSMTVARLPVFYKQRDLYFYPAWAYAIPASVLKLPLSFMEATIWTCLTYYVIGYSPEPGRFFRQLLLLFATHFTSVSMFRFFASVFQTMVAATTAGSISILFLLSFGGFIIPHTSMPAWLKWGFWVCPLSYGEIGLAVNEFHSPRWNKMTSANTTIGLQTLKSRGLDFDGYYYWIALGAMCGFAMLFNIGFILSLTYFKAPATRAIISKEKLSQIHGNDGSRHNSRKDKIPKTFDATPLEPKEGKMVLPFEPLTITFQDLQYHVEPPPEMRGHGFNGKRLKLLHDITGTFRPGVLTALMGVSGAGKTTLLDVLAGRKSSGIVEGEIKIAGYPKVQDTFARISGYCEQTDVHSPQITVKESVTFSAWLRLHPDIDSKTKYKFIKEILETVELYSIKDALVGIPGVSGLSSEQRKRLTIAVEVVANPSIIFMDEPTTGLDARSAAIVMRAVKNIVDTGRTIVCTIHQPSIDIFEAFDELILLKNGGRMIYCGPLGHNSCRVIEYFESIPGVQKIRDNYNPATWMLEVSSASAEAQLGVDFAQIYSTSTLHQTNKDLVNIFSKPAPGSKELYFPTRFPQNGVGQFKACLWKQHLSYWRSPSYNLMRCLYMLFASFLFGLLFWNQGRNIHNQQSLFNIFGSMFTAVLFSGINNASSVIPYVSMERTVLYRERFSGMYAAWAYGLAQVTIELPYIFAQSLAFVCITYPMIGYYWSAYKVFWYFYTILCSLMYFTYMGMLLVSITPSFPVAAILQSAFYTMLNLFGGFLIPKPKIPNWWIWMYYLTPTSWSLNALLTSQFGDVKTEILVFGETKPVETFIRDYFGYRHEQLPLVFVLLAVYPVVLAFLFAYCISKLNFQRR; encoded by the exons ATGGCACAATTTGTTGGTTCAGAAGAAATAGAGTCACTGAGATTCGAGCTCTCGGAGATAGGAAGAAGTTTAAGATCATCTTTTCGTCGTCATACATCTAGTTTGGGTGCTAATTCAGTGATAAGTTATGTAAACGATAATGATGATATAGACGCGGACCCTTTAGAGTGGGAAGCAATAGATAGATTGCCAACGTTTGAACGATTGAGATCGTCtttgtttgatgatgataaaaATGTAGATGGCCATGTAAAGAAGGTGGTTGATGTTACTAAGCTTCTTGGTCCTGAAAGGCACATGTTTATTGAGAAGCTTATTAAACATATTGAGAATGATAATCTTCGGTTGTTGCAGAAACTTAGAAAACGGACAGACAA AGTTGGTGTGCAATTGCCTTCGGTGGAGGTAAGATATAAGAGTGTTCGTGTAGAAGCTGAATGTGAAGTAGTTCGCGGGAAGCCTCTTCCAACTCTATGGAATTCTTTGCAAAGTTTGCTTTCT AACGTTGTCATGATACCTGGTTTAAAGCATAAACGGGCAAAGATAACCATCATAAATGATATTAGCGGTGTCATTAAGCCAGGAAG GATAACTCTGCTTCTTGGTCCTCCAGGATCTGGGAAAACCACAATGTTGAAAGCACTTTCAGGGAACTTAAACAAATCGCTCAAG GTAAGCGGTGAAGTCTCCTACAACGGATACAAACTAGAAGAATTTATTCCTCAGAAAACTTCTGCGTATATAAGCCAAGAGGATTTACATATCCCTGAGATGACTGTGAGGGAAACACTAGATTTTTCTTCCCGTTTACAGGGTACTGGAAGTCGTGCAG ATATTATGATGGAGGTTAATAGGAAGGAGAAACAAGCAGGGATTATTCCGGATCCAGATATAGACACTTTTATGAAG GCAACATCTATTGAAGGACAAAAGACAACTCTGCAGACAAACTACATCCTGAAG ATTCTTGGTCTTGATATATGCGCTGATACGATGTTTGGGGATGCCATGAGGAGAGGAATCTCTGGTGGCCAGAAGAAAAGATTGACGACAG GAGAAATGATTGTTGGCCCGACAAAAGCTTTATTTATGGATGAGATATCAAATGGTCTAGACAGCTCTACTACTTATCAGATAATTGCTTGTCTCCAGCAGTTGGCCCACGTAACAGATGCTTCGATAGTCATTTCACTTCTTCAGCCATCACCAGAAGCATATAATCTGTTTGACGACATTATGTTAATGGCAGAAGGGATGATCGTGTATCATGGGCCCTGCAGTAATGCTTTAGAgtattttgaaggttttggtTTTAGGTGTCCTGAAAGGAAAGGCATAGCTGACTTCCTCCAAGAG GTTGTTTCAAAAAAGGATCAAGAAACCTACTGGTGCCGTAATGAACCATATAATTATGTCTCAGTACAAACCTTTTCCACAAGATTTAAGGAATCTCATTTGGGGAAAGCAATAAATGAGGATATATCTAAACCTTTCACCAGATTGCAGAGTCATGAGAATGCCATTTCCTTCCATAAGTATTCTCTTTCTAAATGGTCTCTGTTTAGAGCATGCACTTCGCGTGAGATTCTTCTCATGAAGCGGAATTCTTTTGTCTATATCTTTAAATCAGTTCAG CTTGTCATAATCGCAGTTATCACAATGACTGTATTCTTGCGAACTAGATTGAAGATTGATATAGTTGATGCAAATTACTATCTTGGTTCACTCTTTTATGCACTCGTGATCCTTCTAGTCGATGGATTCCCAGAATCATCTATGACCGTTGCAAGACTTCCTGTTTTCTATAAACAAAGGGATTTGTACTTTTACCCTGCTTGGGCATATGCGATTCCTGCATCTGTTCTTAAACTTCCTTTATCATTTATGGAAGCCACAATCTGGACATGCCTCACTTATTATGTTATTGGATACAGCCCTGAACCAGGAAG GTTCTTCCGCCAGCTACTGTTACTTTTTGCCACACATTTCACGTCTGTGTCCATGTTCCGATTCTTTGCATCAGTTTTTCAAACCATGGTTGCAGCTACAACGGCGGGCAGTATATCAATACTGTTTCTGTTATCATTTGGTGGCTTTATTATACCACACA CTTCTATGCCAGCTTGGTTGAAGTGGGGATTCTGGGTATGTCCCCTGTCATATGGCGAAATAGGCCTTGCAGTAAATGAATTTCATTCTCCTAGATGGAACAAG ATGACGTCTGCAAACACAACAATAGGgctacaaacacttaaaagcCGTGGGTTGGACTTTGATGGATACTATTACTGGATAGCACTTGGTGCCATGTGCGGTTTCGCAATGCTATTCAACATAGGCTTCATCTTGTCTTTAACCTACTTTAAGG CTCCTGCTACTCGTGCCATTATATCAAAGGAAAAGCTATCTCAAATACATGGAAATGATGGGTCCAGACACAACTCTCGCAAAGATAAAATACCAAAAACTTTTGATGCTACTCCTCTAGAGCCTAAAGAAG GAAAAATGGTGTTACCTTTTGAACCACTAACGATAACCTTTCAAGATCTACAGTACCATGTTGAACCCCCACCG GAAATGAGAGGTCATGGCTTCAACGGAAAAAGGCTTAAGTTACTACATGATATCACAGGGACATTTAGACCTGGGGTTCTTACAGCATTGATGGGGGTAAGTGGTGCTGGAAAAACGACACTCCTTGATGTTCTCGCTGGAAGGAAAAGTAGTGGCATTGTTGAAGGTGAGATCAAGATTGCGGGGTATCCAAAAGTTCAAGACACATTTGCTAGGATTTCAGGTTACTGTGAGCAAACAGATGTACACTCTCCCCAGATTACAGTTAAAGAATCAGTGACATTTTCTGCGTGGCTCCGTCTTCATCCTGACATTGATTCAAAAACTAAATAC aaatttataaaagaaatccTGGAAACAGTTGAGCTTTATTCAATAAAAGATGCATTGGTTGGCATTCCTGGGGTTAGTGGCTTATCATCAGAGCAGCGTAAGAGGCTCACAATTGCTGTGGAAGTTGTCGCTAATCCATCCATCATTTTTATGGATGAACCTACGACGGGACTGGATGCTAGATCAGCTGCCATTGTCATGCGGGCTGTGAAGAATATTGTTGACACAGGAAGAACGATTGTTTGCACCATTCACCAACCAAGCATTGACATATTTGAAGCCTTTGATGAG TTAATTCTACTGAAAAATGGTGGCCGTATGATCTACTGTGGACCCCTCGGTCACAATTCATGTAGAGTCATTGAGTACTTTGAG AGCATTCCTGGGGTGCAAAAGATTAGAGACAACTATAATCCAGCCACATGGATGCTAGAGGTTTCTTCGGCGTCAGCTGAAGCTCAACTTGGAGTAGATTTTGCACAAATCTATTCTACTTCAACTTTGCATCA GACCAATAAAGACCTTGTAAACATATTCAGTAAACCAGCTCCTGGCTCAAAAGAGTTATATTTTCCAACACGTTTCCCACAAAATGGTGTCGGCCAGTTCAAGGCTTGCCTGTGGAAACAGCACTTATCGTATTGGAGAAGTCCTTCATACAACTTGATGCGTTGCCTATATATGCTCTTTGCGTCATTTTTGTTCGGGTTACTCTTCTGGAACCAAGGGCGGAACAT TCATAACCAACAGAGTTTATTCAACATTTTTGGTTCGATGTTCACGGCTGTACTTTTTAGTGGAATAAATAATGCCTCTTCAGTTATACCATATGTTTCCATGGAAAGAACTGTTTTGTATCGAGAAAGGTTTTCTGGGATGTATGCAGCATGGGCTTATGGTCTTGCACAG gtgaCGATTGAGCTCCCTTATATCTTTGCCCAGTCACTTGCATTTGTGTGCATAACATATCCTATGATTGGTTATTATTGGTCGGCCTACAAGGTTTTTTGGTACTTCTATACAATCTTATGCTCATTGATGTACTTCACCTACATGGGAATGTTACTTGTTTCAATAACGCCGAGCTTTCCTGTTGCTGCCATTCTACAATCTGCATTTTACACGATGCTTAACTTGTTTGGTGGATTTTTAATTCCTAAACCA AAAATTCCAAATTGGTGGATATGGATGTACTATCTAACTCCGACTTCTTGGTCACTTAACGCTTTACTCACTTCTCAGTTTGGTGATGTGAAGACGGAAATCTTAGTTTTTGGGGAAACTAAACCTGTTGAAACCTTCATAAGGGATTACTTTGGGTATCGTCATGAGCAGTTACCTCTCGTATTTGTTCTACTTGCAGTATATCCTGTTGTTCTTGCTTTCCTATTTGCATATTGCATATCAAAACTGAACTTTCAGAGAAGGTAA
- the LOC122588779 gene encoding pleiotropic drug resistance protein 3-like isoform X2, translated as MAQFVGSEEIESLRFELSEIGRSLRSSFRRHTSSLGANSVISYVNDNDDIDADPLEWEAIDRLPTFERLRSSLFDDDKNVDGHVKKVVDVTKLLGPERHMFIEKLIKHIENDNLRLLQKLRKRTDKVGVQLPSVEVRYKSVRVEAECEVVRGKPLPTLWNSLQSLLSNVVMIPGLKHKRAKITIINDISGVIKPGRITLLLGPPGSGKTTMLKALSGNLNKSLKVSGEVSYNGYKLEEFIPQKTSAYISQEDLHIPEMTVRETLDFSSRLQGTGSRADIMMEVNRKEKQAGIIPDPDIDTFMKATSIEGQKTTLQTNYILKILGLDICADTMFGDAMRRGISGGQKKRLTTGEMIVGPTKALFMDEISNGLDSSTTYQIIACLQQLAHVTDASIVISLLQPSPEAYNLFDDIMLMAEGMIVYHGPCSNALEYFEGFGFRCPERKGIADFLQEVVSKKDQETYWCRNEPYNYVSVQTFSTRFKESHLGKAINEDISKPFTRLQSHENAISFHKYSLSKWSLFRACTSREILLMKRNSFVYIFKSVQLVIIAVITMTVFLRTRLKIDIVDANYYLGSLFYALVILLVDGFPESSMTVARLPVFYKQRDLYFYPAWAYAIPASVLKLPLSFMEATIWTCLTYYVIGYSPEPGRFFRQLLLLFATHFTSVSMFRFFASVFQTMVAATTAGSISILFLLSFGGFIIPHTSMPAWLKWGFWVCPLSYGEIGLAVNEFHSPRWNKMTSANTTIGLQTLKSRGLDFDGYYYWIALGAMCGFAMLFNIGFILSLTYFKAPATRAIISKEKLSQIHGNDGSRHNSRKDKIPKTSGKMVLPFEPLTITFQDLQYHVEPPPEMRGHGFNGKRLKLLHDITGTFRPGVLTALMGVSGAGKTTLLDVLAGRKSSGIVEGEIKIAGYPKVQDTFARISGYCEQTDVHSPQITVKESVTFSAWLRLHPDIDSKTKYKFIKEILETVELYSIKDALVGIPGVSGLSSEQRKRLTIAVEVVANPSIIFMDEPTTGLDARSAAIVMRAVKNIVDTGRTIVCTIHQPSIDIFEAFDELILLKNGGRMIYCGPLGHNSCRVIEYFESIPGVQKIRDNYNPATWMLEVSSASAEAQLGVDFAQIYSTSTLHQTNKDLVNIFSKPAPGSKELYFPTRFPQNGVGQFKACLWKQHLSYWRSPSYNLMRCLYMLFASFLFGLLFWNQGRNIHNQQSLFNIFGSMFTAVLFSGINNASSVIPYVSMERTVLYRERFSGMYAAWAYGLAQVTIELPYIFAQSLAFVCITYPMIGYYWSAYKVFWYFYTILCSLMYFTYMGMLLVSITPSFPVAAILQSAFYTMLNLFGGFLIPKPKIPNWWIWMYYLTPTSWSLNALLTSQFGDVKTEILVFGETKPVETFIRDYFGYRHEQLPLVFVLLAVYPVVLAFLFAYCISKLNFQRR; from the exons ATGGCACAATTTGTTGGTTCAGAAGAAATAGAGTCACTGAGATTCGAGCTCTCGGAGATAGGAAGAAGTTTAAGATCATCTTTTCGTCGTCATACATCTAGTTTGGGTGCTAATTCAGTGATAAGTTATGTAAACGATAATGATGATATAGACGCGGACCCTTTAGAGTGGGAAGCAATAGATAGATTGCCAACGTTTGAACGATTGAGATCGTCtttgtttgatgatgataaaaATGTAGATGGCCATGTAAAGAAGGTGGTTGATGTTACTAAGCTTCTTGGTCCTGAAAGGCACATGTTTATTGAGAAGCTTATTAAACATATTGAGAATGATAATCTTCGGTTGTTGCAGAAACTTAGAAAACGGACAGACAA AGTTGGTGTGCAATTGCCTTCGGTGGAGGTAAGATATAAGAGTGTTCGTGTAGAAGCTGAATGTGAAGTAGTTCGCGGGAAGCCTCTTCCAACTCTATGGAATTCTTTGCAAAGTTTGCTTTCT AACGTTGTCATGATACCTGGTTTAAAGCATAAACGGGCAAAGATAACCATCATAAATGATATTAGCGGTGTCATTAAGCCAGGAAG GATAACTCTGCTTCTTGGTCCTCCAGGATCTGGGAAAACCACAATGTTGAAAGCACTTTCAGGGAACTTAAACAAATCGCTCAAG GTAAGCGGTGAAGTCTCCTACAACGGATACAAACTAGAAGAATTTATTCCTCAGAAAACTTCTGCGTATATAAGCCAAGAGGATTTACATATCCCTGAGATGACTGTGAGGGAAACACTAGATTTTTCTTCCCGTTTACAGGGTACTGGAAGTCGTGCAG ATATTATGATGGAGGTTAATAGGAAGGAGAAACAAGCAGGGATTATTCCGGATCCAGATATAGACACTTTTATGAAG GCAACATCTATTGAAGGACAAAAGACAACTCTGCAGACAAACTACATCCTGAAG ATTCTTGGTCTTGATATATGCGCTGATACGATGTTTGGGGATGCCATGAGGAGAGGAATCTCTGGTGGCCAGAAGAAAAGATTGACGACAG GAGAAATGATTGTTGGCCCGACAAAAGCTTTATTTATGGATGAGATATCAAATGGTCTAGACAGCTCTACTACTTATCAGATAATTGCTTGTCTCCAGCAGTTGGCCCACGTAACAGATGCTTCGATAGTCATTTCACTTCTTCAGCCATCACCAGAAGCATATAATCTGTTTGACGACATTATGTTAATGGCAGAAGGGATGATCGTGTATCATGGGCCCTGCAGTAATGCTTTAGAgtattttgaaggttttggtTTTAGGTGTCCTGAAAGGAAAGGCATAGCTGACTTCCTCCAAGAG GTTGTTTCAAAAAAGGATCAAGAAACCTACTGGTGCCGTAATGAACCATATAATTATGTCTCAGTACAAACCTTTTCCACAAGATTTAAGGAATCTCATTTGGGGAAAGCAATAAATGAGGATATATCTAAACCTTTCACCAGATTGCAGAGTCATGAGAATGCCATTTCCTTCCATAAGTATTCTCTTTCTAAATGGTCTCTGTTTAGAGCATGCACTTCGCGTGAGATTCTTCTCATGAAGCGGAATTCTTTTGTCTATATCTTTAAATCAGTTCAG CTTGTCATAATCGCAGTTATCACAATGACTGTATTCTTGCGAACTAGATTGAAGATTGATATAGTTGATGCAAATTACTATCTTGGTTCACTCTTTTATGCACTCGTGATCCTTCTAGTCGATGGATTCCCAGAATCATCTATGACCGTTGCAAGACTTCCTGTTTTCTATAAACAAAGGGATTTGTACTTTTACCCTGCTTGGGCATATGCGATTCCTGCATCTGTTCTTAAACTTCCTTTATCATTTATGGAAGCCACAATCTGGACATGCCTCACTTATTATGTTATTGGATACAGCCCTGAACCAGGAAG GTTCTTCCGCCAGCTACTGTTACTTTTTGCCACACATTTCACGTCTGTGTCCATGTTCCGATTCTTTGCATCAGTTTTTCAAACCATGGTTGCAGCTACAACGGCGGGCAGTATATCAATACTGTTTCTGTTATCATTTGGTGGCTTTATTATACCACACA CTTCTATGCCAGCTTGGTTGAAGTGGGGATTCTGGGTATGTCCCCTGTCATATGGCGAAATAGGCCTTGCAGTAAATGAATTTCATTCTCCTAGATGGAACAAG ATGACGTCTGCAAACACAACAATAGGgctacaaacacttaaaagcCGTGGGTTGGACTTTGATGGATACTATTACTGGATAGCACTTGGTGCCATGTGCGGTTTCGCAATGCTATTCAACATAGGCTTCATCTTGTCTTTAACCTACTTTAAGG CTCCTGCTACTCGTGCCATTATATCAAAGGAAAAGCTATCTCAAATACATGGAAATGATGGGTCCAGACACAACTCTCGCAAAGATAAAATACCAAAAACTT CAGGAAAAATGGTGTTACCTTTTGAACCACTAACGATAACCTTTCAAGATCTACAGTACCATGTTGAACCCCCACCG GAAATGAGAGGTCATGGCTTCAACGGAAAAAGGCTTAAGTTACTACATGATATCACAGGGACATTTAGACCTGGGGTTCTTACAGCATTGATGGGGGTAAGTGGTGCTGGAAAAACGACACTCCTTGATGTTCTCGCTGGAAGGAAAAGTAGTGGCATTGTTGAAGGTGAGATCAAGATTGCGGGGTATCCAAAAGTTCAAGACACATTTGCTAGGATTTCAGGTTACTGTGAGCAAACAGATGTACACTCTCCCCAGATTACAGTTAAAGAATCAGTGACATTTTCTGCGTGGCTCCGTCTTCATCCTGACATTGATTCAAAAACTAAATAC aaatttataaaagaaatccTGGAAACAGTTGAGCTTTATTCAATAAAAGATGCATTGGTTGGCATTCCTGGGGTTAGTGGCTTATCATCAGAGCAGCGTAAGAGGCTCACAATTGCTGTGGAAGTTGTCGCTAATCCATCCATCATTTTTATGGATGAACCTACGACGGGACTGGATGCTAGATCAGCTGCCATTGTCATGCGGGCTGTGAAGAATATTGTTGACACAGGAAGAACGATTGTTTGCACCATTCACCAACCAAGCATTGACATATTTGAAGCCTTTGATGAG TTAATTCTACTGAAAAATGGTGGCCGTATGATCTACTGTGGACCCCTCGGTCACAATTCATGTAGAGTCATTGAGTACTTTGAG AGCATTCCTGGGGTGCAAAAGATTAGAGACAACTATAATCCAGCCACATGGATGCTAGAGGTTTCTTCGGCGTCAGCTGAAGCTCAACTTGGAGTAGATTTTGCACAAATCTATTCTACTTCAACTTTGCATCA GACCAATAAAGACCTTGTAAACATATTCAGTAAACCAGCTCCTGGCTCAAAAGAGTTATATTTTCCAACACGTTTCCCACAAAATGGTGTCGGCCAGTTCAAGGCTTGCCTGTGGAAACAGCACTTATCGTATTGGAGAAGTCCTTCATACAACTTGATGCGTTGCCTATATATGCTCTTTGCGTCATTTTTGTTCGGGTTACTCTTCTGGAACCAAGGGCGGAACAT TCATAACCAACAGAGTTTATTCAACATTTTTGGTTCGATGTTCACGGCTGTACTTTTTAGTGGAATAAATAATGCCTCTTCAGTTATACCATATGTTTCCATGGAAAGAACTGTTTTGTATCGAGAAAGGTTTTCTGGGATGTATGCAGCATGGGCTTATGGTCTTGCACAG gtgaCGATTGAGCTCCCTTATATCTTTGCCCAGTCACTTGCATTTGTGTGCATAACATATCCTATGATTGGTTATTATTGGTCGGCCTACAAGGTTTTTTGGTACTTCTATACAATCTTATGCTCATTGATGTACTTCACCTACATGGGAATGTTACTTGTTTCAATAACGCCGAGCTTTCCTGTTGCTGCCATTCTACAATCTGCATTTTACACGATGCTTAACTTGTTTGGTGGATTTTTAATTCCTAAACCA AAAATTCCAAATTGGTGGATATGGATGTACTATCTAACTCCGACTTCTTGGTCACTTAACGCTTTACTCACTTCTCAGTTTGGTGATGTGAAGACGGAAATCTTAGTTTTTGGGGAAACTAAACCTGTTGAAACCTTCATAAGGGATTACTTTGGGTATCGTCATGAGCAGTTACCTCTCGTATTTGTTCTACTTGCAGTATATCCTGTTGTTCTTGCTTTCCTATTTGCATATTGCATATCAAAACTGAACTTTCAGAGAAGGTAA